In Nostoc edaphicum CCNP1411, the sequence TTGGGATTTAATCGAGCAGATTCAGCAGCAAGCACCAGATTGCTTAATCTTCAATCACTACGGCCCAACAGAAGCTACCGTAGGTGTTACTACCTTTGCCGTTCAGAATAACCAAGCTAGTCATAATTCAAAAACAGTTCCACTAGGTCGTCCACTGGGGAATATACAGATTTATCTGTTAGATCAGCAGCTGCAACCCGTACCCATTGGTGTGCCAGGTGAATTGTATATCGGTGGAGCCTCTTTAGTTCGGGGTTATTTAAATCGGCCCGAACTAACCGCAGAGAGATTTATAACCAACACCTTTGGAAATTCAAAATGCGATCGCCTTTACAAAACTGGTGACTTAGCACGTTACCTACCTGATGGCAACATTGAATTTATCGGACGGCTAGATAATCAGGTAAAAATCCGGGGCTTCCGGATTGAACTCTCCGAGATTGAGACGGTGCTGTGTCAGCATCCAGAAGTACAACAAGCTGTAGTTTTGCTGCGAGAAGACAAGCGGTTGATTGCCTATATTGTTCCTAAGCAAAAACAGACACCCAGTGTTAGTAATATGCACAGGTTTCTGAGAGAAAAACTGCCGGAATATATGATGCCCTCGGCTTTCGTGATCCTCAAGGCGCTGCCACTAATGCCAAATGGCAAGGTGAACCGCAGTGCGTTACCAGAGCCAGATGGTTATCGCCCAGAATTAGAAGCAACTTATCAGCCACCTCAAACAGAGATAGAAGAAGCGATCGCTATTATCTGGCAAGAGGCGCTGAATGTGCAAAAAGTTGGTATTAATGATAACTTTTTTGAACTCGGTGGACATTCATTACTCATTGTGCAAATTCATAGCAAACTGAGACAACTTTTTAATCAAGATTTATCCATAACTGATTTATTTGAACATCCTACTATCAGTTCTTTAGTAAAGTTCTTGAGTCCAGAAAAAAGCGAAGAATCTTCTTTAGAAGAAAGCCATAACAGAGCGAAAAGTCGGATGAATGAAAGACAACTAAGAACACAGTTTCGGCAAAAACTTTAAATTAAAAAATCTGGAGTGAAAAATGAAAAACAATTTAGAGGCTTCAGAAATTTTTAATGAGATAGCCATTGTAAGTATAAATGGGCGTTTCCCAAAAGCCAAAAACCTTGATGAGTTTTGGCATAATTTACAGAATGGGGTGGAATCAATTTCAGTTTTTTCAGATACAGAACTGGAGTCTGCGGGTGTAGACAAAAGTACCCTAAATAACCCTAACTATGTTAAAGCAAACGCTGAACTGGAAGATGTAGAATTATTTGATGCTTCATTCTTTAATTATTCTCCCAGAGCGGCAGAACTCATCGATCCGCAGCAACGCATTTTCTTAGAAGTTGCTTGGGAGGCCCTTGAAAGTGCTGGCTACAATTCTGAAACCTATGAAGGTAGAATTAGTGTTTATGGTGGAGCCAGCGTTAGCAGTTACTTTTTATTCAATATTTTTTCTAACCCTGAATTAATAAAACTTGTTGGTTTTGACGAAATTAGACATAGTAATCGTCCAGATAACTTAGCTACACGAGTCGCCTATAAATTAAATCTAAATGGTTCAGCAATCACTGTCCAAACCGGTTGTTCTACTTCATTAGTCGCTGTACATTTAGCCTGTCAAAGTTTGCTAGATCGTGAATGCGATCTGGCCTTGGCGGGTGGAGTTTGCATATCTGGAGCAGAAAAAGCTGGCTATTTTTATCAAGAAGGGGGAATTTTGTCTCCCGATGGACATTGCCGTGCCTTTGACGCCAAGGCAAAGGGAACTGTCATCGGTAAAGGTGTAGGGATTGTAGTCTTAAAGCGATTAGAAGATGCGATCGCTGATGGAGATTGTATTCACGCTATTATCAAGGCTTCAGCGATTAATAATGATGGCTCTAAAAAAGTTGGCTACACAGCTCCCAGTGTCGATGGTCAAGCTCAGGTAATTGCCGAGGCTCTTGCCGTAGCGAGGGTGAAATCCGACATGATTAGTTATGTAGAAGCTCATGGAACCGGAACTGCTCTCGGAGATCCGATTGAAATTGCAGCGCTAACCAAATCTTTTCGTGCTACCACTGACAAAAAAGGTTTCTGCGCTATTGGTTCGGTAAAGACAAACATTGGACACTTAGATACTGCGGCTGGGATTGCGGGTTTAATCAAGACAGTTCTGGCGCTCAAACACCAGCAAATACCACCTAGTTTGCACTTTCAGCAGCCCAATCCCCAGATAGATTTCACCAACAGCCCATTCTATGTTAATAACAAGCTTTCAGAATGGAAATCGAACGGACAACCTCGACGCGCTGGGGTTAGTTCTTTCGGAATTGGTGGCACTAATGCTCATGTAATTCTGGAAGAAGCCCCAATTCTGGAACCATCTAGTCCTGGACGCTCACAGAATTTATTGGTAATTTCAGCCAAAACTAGCTTTGCACTAGAAACTGCCACAACAAACTTAGTTAACCACTTAAAGCAGCATCCTCAACTCAACTTGGCAGATGTCGCTTACACCCTTGGAGTGGGTCGTCAAGCCTTTGAACATCGCCGAATCGTGGTTTGCCAAGACATTGACGATGCAGTGAAAGTTTTAGAAATCCAAGAGCCACAAAGGGTCTTCAGCCACTTCACCGAACCTAGTGGGCGACAAGTTATATTTATGTTTCCTGGTCAAGGGGCCCAGTATGTGGAGATGGGTGAAGAACTCTACCAAAATGAGCCAATTTTCCGAAAACAGGTTGATTATTGTGCAGAATTACTCAAATTCTCCATCGGAATAGACCTACGCAATATTCTATATCCCAGCAAAGAGCAAGCAACAGCAGCAGTGCAGCAGCTGACGCAGACTTATATTACCCAACCAGCCCTATTTGTCATTGAGTATGCCCTAGCTCAGTTGTGGATGTCATGGGGATTGCATCCTGAAGCCATGATTGGTCATAGCATTGGCGAGTATGTAGCAGCTTGTCTTGCTGGCGTATTCTCTCTAGAAGATGCATTGGCACTGGTAGCAGCGCGAGGAAAACTAATGCAGCAGATGCCCTCTGGGGATATGTTAGTAGTGCCTCAATCTGAGGAAGAAGTGCAATCTTGGCTAGGCGAAGAACTTGCCCTAGCTGCAATTAACGGGCCATCTTTGTGCGTAGTTTCGGGATCAAAATTGGCAATTGATCAGTTGCACAATAAATTAACTAAGCAAGGGATTAATTGTCGCCGTCTGCATACTTCTGGTGCTTTTCATTCCCAGATGATGAACCCAATCATCGAGCCGTTCATGGCACTGGTAGAAAAAATCAACCTCAAAGTTCCCCAAATTCCTTTTATTTCCAACGTCACTGGTACATGGATTACAAACGAGGAAGCAACTGATCCCAGCTATTGGGCAAAGCATCTACGGCAGACTGTGCGCTTTGCTGAGGGAATTACTGAGTTGCTGCAACAGCCAAAGCGAATCCTGCTGGAAGTTGGACCAGGACGGACATTAAGTACTTTAGTTAGACAGCATTCAGAACAACCTGCTCAACCGATTGTGTTTTCTTCCTTGCGCCATCCCCAAGAACAACAGTCGGATATTGCCTTTTTGCTCAACATACTGGGTAAACTCTGGCTTGCTGGGTTAAAAATAGATTGGTCTAGCTTTTACGCGACTGAACGTCGTCACCGCATCCCCTTACCGACGTACCCATTTGAGCGACAAAGATACTGGGTTGAACCACAATCATCAAATGCCCTTGTGACTGCGCCCCAAAAAGCGTTACACAAAAAGCCAAATATTGCTGAGTGGTTCTACATCCCAGTTTGGAAACAGTGCAGATTACTTGAGTCTGTTGAAAATACAGAACTGTCAAAACAGAAATTGTGTTGGTTAGTCTTTGTAGATAAATGTGAAGTGGGTTCACTCCTTGTAAAACGTCTCCAACAGCAAGGGCAAGACGTGATTACTGTAAGCTTAGGAGAGCAGTTTACCAAACTGTGCGAGTGTCCTACAGACAGGCTTCGCCAACGCGCTTATTCCATCAACCCTCAACAGAAAGATGACTATGAAGCCTTGTTCCAAGTTCTTCGTAGCCAAGATTTGATGCCACAAATGATTGCTCATTTATGGGGAATTACGCCAAGCAATCAGACATCTTCAGGAATTGATTCATTGGCAACAAGTCAGACTGTTGGCTTTTACAGCTTACTTTTTCTGAGTCAAGCACTTGGACAACAAAGTATTACAGATGCCCTGCAAATCCTAGTTGTGACTAACAACATACACGATGTGACTGGTGAGGAAAACCCATGCCCCGAAAAGGCAACGGTACTAGGGCCATGCAAAGTAATCCCCCAAGAATATCCGAATATTACTTGCCGCAACATTGATATTGTGATTCCTGAATCTGTAATATCGCAACAGGAGAAATTGATCGATCAACTAATAGCAGAATTTACAACCAAGCCAACTGACTCAGTAGTTGCTTATCGTAAGCATCATCGCTGGATTCAAACATTTGAACCAGTCTCCTTAGAAGAGGCTGGCCCAGAGAAAGCCCGATTACAGCAAGGGGGAGTCTACCTAATTACAGGTGGCTTGGGAGGTATTGGTTTGACACTAGCAGAATATCTGGCCAAGACAGTGCAAGCTAAACTAGTGTTGATATCACGTTCTGGTCTTCCGAAAGCAGATGAGTGGGAAAAATGGCTAATAACTCATGATGAGCAAGACCCTGTAAGCAAGAAAATCAGAGCAGTGCAGGTGTTAGAAGGGTTAGGTGCTGAGGTTTTAGTAGAGAAGGCAGATGTCGCTAACCTTGAACAAATGCAGTTAGCGATCGCATCAGTAACTAAGCGCTTTGGTAAAATTCATGGTGTCATCCATGCCGCCGGAATTGCTGGGGGAGGCATTATGCAACTAAAAACGCCCCAAGTAGCGGCAAGTGTTTTAGCTCCCAAAGTCCAAGGAACATTAGTCCTTGACAGCATCTTCAAGGACGTTGAATTAGATTTCCTGATCCTTTGTTCTGCCTTAAGTTCAGGCTCAATTCTGGGTAGATTTGGGCAGGTAGACTATTGTGCTGCTAATGCTTTTCTTGATGCCTTTGCTCACTGCAATACCTCCAGGCGTACTACGTTCACCCAATCTATTAACTGGGGTGCTTGGCAAGAGGTCGGAATGGCAGTGAATACAGGAGCGGTGAACGAAGAATTAAAGAAAGAACGTGAAGAATACCTTAAAGAAGGAATAGCACCTCAAGAGGGTGTTGATGCATTTAGCCGCATTCTCCAAAGTAGACTACCTCAAGTTGTTGTATCAACACGAGATATCCAGCCTCAAATTCAGCAGAGTAATTCTTTCAAGTTTATAGAAGAGGAATTGGCATCAGCAAGTCTACCTCAAGTACTCCATTCTCGCCCCAAGTTGGGGAATGATTATATCCCTGCTCGGAACAAGGTAGAGCAAATAATCACTAACATCTGGCAACAAATCCTTGGTATTCAACAAGTAGGTATTCATGACAACTTTTTTGAGTTGGGAGGAAATTCTCTAATTAGTGTTCAAATTATTTCTAAGTTAAAAGAAGAATTAAATATTGAGATTCCTATCGTCAGTATTTACGAAAGACCAACTATAAATTCTCTTGCCGAAATTCTCAGTTCTGATGCCAACGAAATCAATCATTTTGAGCAAAATAAGTCTCGTGGAGAAAAACGCAGACAGAAAAAATTACAGCAACAGCGTCATTAGAATAATTCGTAATTCGTAATTAAAAAAATCAGTTAGGATTAATTAAATGATTGACAACTTAGACATCGCAATCATTGGCATGGTTGGCAGGTTCCCCGGAGCTAAAAATATTGATGAGTATTGGCAAAATCTGCGAAATGGGATAGAGTCAATTACTTTTTTTAATGATGAAGAATTGCAAAAATTGGGGATAGAAGCTACGGTGCTGAGTGACCCTGACTATATCAAAGCAAAACCCATCATCGAAGATATAGAATTGTTTGATGCTTCATTTTTTGGCTTTAATCCAAGAGAAGCAGAAGTCATAGATCCACAACATCGCTTATTTTTAGAGTCCGCTTGGGAAGCTCTAGAAAATGCTGGTTACGCCAATGCTGAAGGTTCCATTGGAGTTTATGGTGGCTCAAGTATAAGCGCATACTTATTTAATCTTTATTCAAATCCTGACGTTGTTGAATCAGCGGGTCAACTGCTGATAATTGGCAATGATAAAGATCATTTGTCCACACGCGTATCCTATAAACTTAATTTGAAGGGGCCAAGTTGCACGATTCAAACTGCTTGCTCAACTTCATTAGTGGCTATACATATTGCTTGCCAAAACTTGCTGAATAGCGAATGTGATATGGCTTTAGCTGGTGGCGTTTCTATAAATTTGCCACACAAAAGTGGTTATAAATATCAAGAAAATGATATTCTTTCGCCTGATGGTCACTGCCGCGCCTTTGATGCCAAAGCTGAGGGAACTGTTTTCGGTAGCGGTGTAGGAGTTGTAGTCTTGAAAAGATTAGAGGATGCGATCGCAGATGGTGATTGTATTCATGCCATCATCAAAGGCTCTGCGATCAATAATGACGGGTCTTTAAAAGTTAGTTATGCAGCACCCAGCGTCGATGGTCAGGCAGAAGTAATTGTAGAGGCGATCGCTAACGCGGGAGTCGATCCCGATACTGTCACCTATATAGAAACCCACGGAACAGGGACATCTTTAGGAGATCCGATTGAAATTCAAGCTCTGACTAAAGCTTTTCGTGCCAGCACCCAAAATAAAAATTTTTGTGCGATCGGTTCGGTAAAAACCAATGTTGGACATCTCGATCGGGCCGCTGGTGTTGCAAGTATCATCAAGACCATCCTTGCACTTAAACACAAGGAAATACCACCTAGCTTGCACTTTGAAGAACCCAATCCAGAAATAGATTTTGCCAACAGTCCTTTTTATGTCAACACCACACTCTCTGAGTGGAAAACTAATGGCATTCCTCACCGGGCAGGAGTTAGTTCTTTTGGGATTGGTGGGACTAATGCTCATGTGATTCTGGAAGAAGCCCCTGCCGTTAAACCATCTGATCCTGCTCGTCCTTGGCAGTTGTTACAGCTTTCTGCCAAAACTAGTACAGCTCTGGAAACTGCTACAGCTAATCTACTTGCTCACCTGCAACAGCATCCAAATTTAAACCTGGCTGATGTCGCTTACACTCTAAGTGTGGGTCGTCGGGTTTTCAAGCATCGCCGGATGGTGGTTTGTCAAGACATGGAAGATGCATTAAAAGTGCTGACCACTCAAGATCCACAACGAGTCTTCACCCACTACGAAGAACCCCGTAATCGTTCTGTAGTGTTTATGTTTTCCGGGCAGGGGACACAGTACGTAGAGATGGGCAGGGAACTCTACCAGAGTGAACCCATCTTTAAACAGCAAATTGATTGCTGTAGTGAACTGCTGAAACCACACCTCAATATTGACCTGCGCCATATACTTTATCCCAGTGAAGTGCAGAAACAACAGGCAGCAGAGCAGCTAAAACAGACTTTTATTGCCCAACCAGCACTATTTGTCATTGAATACGCCCTCGCTCAATTGTGGATGGCGTCGGGTGTGCGTCCTGAAGCGATGATTGGTCACAGCATTGGAGAATATGTGGCTGCAACTTTAGCTGGAGTTTTCTCACTCAAAGATGCTTTAGAACTAGTGGCGAACAGAGGAAAACTGATGCAGCAACTCCCCAGTGGAGGAATGCTCTCAATTCAACTTCCGCAACAAGAAGTGCAACCTTTGCTCTGGCAGGAATTATCTTTAGCTGCAATCAATGCACCTTCCTACTGTGTGGTTTCGGGCCCAACAGCAGCGGTGGAACAATTGCAACAGCAATTACAAGCAAAAGGCGTAGGATGTCGGCGGCTGCATACTTCCCATGCTTTTCATTCCCAGATGATGGAACCCATCGTTGAGCCTTTCATCCAGTCGTTACAAAAAGTCAAACTCAATTCCCCCCAAATTCCATTTATCTCTAATGTGACTGGGACTTGGATCACAACAGCCGAAGCAACAGACCCCAACTATTGGGCAAGGCATCTGAGGGAACCTGTGCGTTTTAGTGAAGGGATTGCTGAGTTAACTAAAGCACATGAGCGCGTCTTACTGGAAGTAGGCCCTGGACGGACGTTGACCACTTTTGCCAAACAACATTGGATAGAAGAATTGACAGCGCTCACTTCACTTCCCCATCCACAAGAGCAACAGTCGGATGCAGCATTTTTCCTTAACACCTTGGGTCGCCTGTGGCTTGTGGGGGTACAAGTGGATTGGTCAGGTTTTTACGCCCATCAACGACGCCATCGTATTCCTTTACCAACCTATCCTTTTGAGCGTCAGCGCTACTGGATTGAGGCAAACCCAAAAGCTGCCCTAGCAACGGCGCCGCAAGAAACGCTAGAGATAAAGCCAGATATTGCTGATTGGTTCTATGTTCCTCGTTGGAAAGAATCCATGCCCCTTGAGCTTTTTCAGCAAGAAGAAGTAGTAAAACAAAAGTCATGCTGGTTGGTTTTTGTTGATGCCTATGGAGTTGGAGCCGAAATCGCAAACCGACTGGAACAATATGGTCATGATGTAATTATTGTCAAGATAGCAGAGCAATTTGCCCAACTCAATGACCGGGAATATACTATTAATCCCCAGCAACCGGGTGATTATAATGCCTTATTGGAAGCGCTCCAAGTTCAAGATTTGACCCCCCAAGCATTCGCCCATTTCTGGAGCGTTACACCCAACGCTACTTTGCCCAGCAACAAGTCACCGGATGAGTTTTTTGAAGATTGCCAGAATCTCGGTTTTTACAGTCTAATGTTCTTGGCAAAGGCACTTGCAGAACGGAATATGACTGAGCCTATCAAGTTGATGGTCGTTACCAGCGATGTACACGACGTAACTGGCGATGAGAGGTTATGTCCTGAGAAAATCACGGTGTTAGGATCATGCAAAGTGATTCCACAGGAATATCCCAATATCGCCTGCTATAGCTTTGATGTCGTCCTTCCAGAATTTGGAACCACCGGATCACAAAAACTGATAGACAACTTACTAGCA encodes:
- a CDS encoding type I polyketide synthase, whose protein sequence is MKNNLEASEIFNEIAIVSINGRFPKAKNLDEFWHNLQNGVESISVFSDTELESAGVDKSTLNNPNYVKANAELEDVELFDASFFNYSPRAAELIDPQQRIFLEVAWEALESAGYNSETYEGRISVYGGASVSSYFLFNIFSNPELIKLVGFDEIRHSNRPDNLATRVAYKLNLNGSAITVQTGCSTSLVAVHLACQSLLDRECDLALAGGVCISGAEKAGYFYQEGGILSPDGHCRAFDAKAKGTVIGKGVGIVVLKRLEDAIADGDCIHAIIKASAINNDGSKKVGYTAPSVDGQAQVIAEALAVARVKSDMISYVEAHGTGTALGDPIEIAALTKSFRATTDKKGFCAIGSVKTNIGHLDTAAGIAGLIKTVLALKHQQIPPSLHFQQPNPQIDFTNSPFYVNNKLSEWKSNGQPRRAGVSSFGIGGTNAHVILEEAPILEPSSPGRSQNLLVISAKTSFALETATTNLVNHLKQHPQLNLADVAYTLGVGRQAFEHRRIVVCQDIDDAVKVLEIQEPQRVFSHFTEPSGRQVIFMFPGQGAQYVEMGEELYQNEPIFRKQVDYCAELLKFSIGIDLRNILYPSKEQATAAVQQLTQTYITQPALFVIEYALAQLWMSWGLHPEAMIGHSIGEYVAACLAGVFSLEDALALVAARGKLMQQMPSGDMLVVPQSEEEVQSWLGEELALAAINGPSLCVVSGSKLAIDQLHNKLTKQGINCRRLHTSGAFHSQMMNPIIEPFMALVEKINLKVPQIPFISNVTGTWITNEEATDPSYWAKHLRQTVRFAEGITELLQQPKRILLEVGPGRTLSTLVRQHSEQPAQPIVFSSLRHPQEQQSDIAFLLNILGKLWLAGLKIDWSSFYATERRHRIPLPTYPFERQRYWVEPQSSNALVTAPQKALHKKPNIAEWFYIPVWKQCRLLESVENTELSKQKLCWLVFVDKCEVGSLLVKRLQQQGQDVITVSLGEQFTKLCECPTDRLRQRAYSINPQQKDDYEALFQVLRSQDLMPQMIAHLWGITPSNQTSSGIDSLATSQTVGFYSLLFLSQALGQQSITDALQILVVTNNIHDVTGEENPCPEKATVLGPCKVIPQEYPNITCRNIDIVIPESVISQQEKLIDQLIAEFTTKPTDSVVAYRKHHRWIQTFEPVSLEEAGPEKARLQQGGVYLITGGLGGIGLTLAEYLAKTVQAKLVLISRSGLPKADEWEKWLITHDEQDPVSKKIRAVQVLEGLGAEVLVEKADVANLEQMQLAIASVTKRFGKIHGVIHAAGIAGGGIMQLKTPQVAASVLAPKVQGTLVLDSIFKDVELDFLILCSALSSGSILGRFGQVDYCAANAFLDAFAHCNTSRRTTFTQSINWGAWQEVGMAVNTGAVNEELKKEREEYLKEGIAPQEGVDAFSRILQSRLPQVVVSTRDIQPQIQQSNSFKFIEEELASASLPQVLHSRPKLGNDYIPARNKVEQIITNIWQQILGIQQVGIHDNFFELGGNSLISVQIISKLKEELNIEIPIVSIYERPTINSLAEILSSDANEINHFEQNKSRGEKRRQKKLQQQRH
- a CDS encoding type I polyketide synthase, which codes for MIDNLDIAIIGMVGRFPGAKNIDEYWQNLRNGIESITFFNDEELQKLGIEATVLSDPDYIKAKPIIEDIELFDASFFGFNPREAEVIDPQHRLFLESAWEALENAGYANAEGSIGVYGGSSISAYLFNLYSNPDVVESAGQLLIIGNDKDHLSTRVSYKLNLKGPSCTIQTACSTSLVAIHIACQNLLNSECDMALAGGVSINLPHKSGYKYQENDILSPDGHCRAFDAKAEGTVFGSGVGVVVLKRLEDAIADGDCIHAIIKGSAINNDGSLKVSYAAPSVDGQAEVIVEAIANAGVDPDTVTYIETHGTGTSLGDPIEIQALTKAFRASTQNKNFCAIGSVKTNVGHLDRAAGVASIIKTILALKHKEIPPSLHFEEPNPEIDFANSPFYVNTTLSEWKTNGIPHRAGVSSFGIGGTNAHVILEEAPAVKPSDPARPWQLLQLSAKTSTALETATANLLAHLQQHPNLNLADVAYTLSVGRRVFKHRRMVVCQDMEDALKVLTTQDPQRVFTHYEEPRNRSVVFMFSGQGTQYVEMGRELYQSEPIFKQQIDCCSELLKPHLNIDLRHILYPSEVQKQQAAEQLKQTFIAQPALFVIEYALAQLWMASGVRPEAMIGHSIGEYVAATLAGVFSLKDALELVANRGKLMQQLPSGGMLSIQLPQQEVQPLLWQELSLAAINAPSYCVVSGPTAAVEQLQQQLQAKGVGCRRLHTSHAFHSQMMEPIVEPFIQSLQKVKLNSPQIPFISNVTGTWITTAEATDPNYWARHLREPVRFSEGIAELTKAHERVLLEVGPGRTLTTFAKQHWIEELTALTSLPHPQEQQSDAAFFLNTLGRLWLVGVQVDWSGFYAHQRRHRIPLPTYPFERQRYWIEANPKAALATAPQETLEIKPDIADWFYVPRWKESMPLELFQQEEVVKQKSCWLVFVDAYGVGAEIANRLEQYGHDVIIVKIAEQFAQLNDREYTINPQQPGDYNALLEALQVQDLTPQAFAHFWSVTPNATLPSNKSPDEFFEDCQNLGFYSLMFLAKALAERNMTEPIKLMVVTSDVHDVTGDERLCPEKITVLGSCKVIPQEYPNIACYSFDVVLPEFGTTGSQKLIDNLLAEFTAQPTDLIVAYRGHHRWVQTFEAVRLEERITGKTRLRKEGVYLITGGLGKVGLALAEFLAQTVQAKLILLGRKGLPEKNQWCQWLTNHDEQDHVSQQIRRVQALEALGAEVLVISADVVNEQQMQNAIAIATERFGKIHGVIHAAGNLKAVLHSIQQTSKAEVQKQFEPKVYGVFLLDKLFQGKELDFCLLTSSLASVLGGLGFISYTAANLFMDAFVHKHNQITNSCPWFSVNWDDWGIREEQQDTDIEQILPKFFMTPKKGVETFRRVLSMSKVSQVVVSTGDLQARIDQWIKLESLRDTEFSNQANLFSSYQRPNLHTVYVAPRNEVEQTVVNIWQEVLHIQDLGIHDNFFELGGHSLLLIQVHSKMQKIFQRDLSYVEMFQYPTISQMSKYLSQEQSEQLAFSQHSHRTESRTVAVKRQKQARQNHRAAANKKGLPSQ